A window of the Cicer arietinum cultivar CDC Frontier isolate Library 1 chromosome 6, Cicar.CDCFrontier_v2.0, whole genome shotgun sequence genome harbors these coding sequences:
- the LOC101502447 gene encoding pseudouridine-5'-phosphate glycosidase — protein MTSSAALRLSNLRRHLDLGDTVRVNGFEASITVKVGSEVSEALSLGRPVVALESTIISHGMPYPQNLETAKEVEGIVRDNGAVPATIAILNGIPCIGLSVEELERLATLGTKAQKTARRDIAYVVARGGNGATTVSATMFLASMVGIHVFVTGGIGGVHRHGEHTMDISSDLTELGRTPVAVICAGVKSILDIPRTLEYLETQGVCVAAYKTNEFPAFFTESSGCKVPCRVDTPEDCARLIEANIKLKLGSGILIGVPIPQEHSTSGHIIESSINKALKEAREKNISGNAETPFLLARVNELTGGVSLASNIALVKNNARIGAKVAVALALLRENSQRKQEIE, from the exons ATGACGTCTTCAGCAGCCTTGCGGCTAAGCAATCTTCGACGACACTTGGATTTGGGTGATACAGTGAGAGTGAATGGTTTTGAAGCGTCAATCACAGTGAAGGTAGGTTCAGAGGTTTCTGAAGCGTTATCACTAGGGCGTCCTGTTGTTGCTCTGGAATCTACCATCATTTCACATGGGATGCCGTATCCTCAAAATTTAGAAACTGCAAAAGAGGTTGAAGGTATTGTGAGAGACAACGGTGCAGTTCCTGCAACTATTGCAATTTTAAATGGCATCCCTTGCATAG GTCTAAGTGTGGAAGAACTTGAAAGGTTAGCTACTCTGGGAACAAAAGCTCAGAAAACAGCTCGAAGGGATATTGCATATGTT GTGGCAAGAGGTGGAAATGGTGCTACTACTGTTTCTGCAACAATGTTTTTGGCTTCTATG GTTGGTATTCATGTCTTTGTGACTGGTGGAATTGGGGGAGTTCACAGACATGGGGAACATA CTATGGACATATCTTCAGATCTCACTGAGCTTGGAAGAACACCAGTAGCAGTTATATGTGCCGGTGTAAAGTCAATATTGGACATTCCCAGGACCCTTGAATATCTA GAAACACAAGGAGTTTGTGTCGCTGCTTACAAAACCAATGAGTTTCCTGCATTTTTCACAGAATCAAGTGGCTGCAAG GTTCCATGTCGGGTAGATACCCCTGAAGATTGTGCTCGTTTAATAG AAGCAAACATCAAACTCAAGCTTGGATCTGGAATTTTGATAGGAGTTCCTATTCCTCAAGAACACTCGACTTCTGGACACATAATTGAATCTTCCATCAATAAAGCCCTTAAAGAAGCAAG GGAAAAGAATATATCAGGAAATGCTGAGACTCCTTTCTTGCTTGCTAGGGTAAATGAACTCACTGGAGGTGTCTCACTTGCTTCAA ACATTGCTCTTGTGAAGAATAATGCCCGTATTGGTGCTAAAGTTGCTGTAGCCCTTGCTCTGCTTAGAGAAAATAGTCAAAG GAAACAAGAGATAGAGTAG